The following coding sequences are from one Eucalyptus grandis isolate ANBG69807.140 chromosome 11, ASM1654582v1, whole genome shotgun sequence window:
- the LOC104426497 gene encoding WAT1-related protein At2g37460, which yields MDAKRLFHKLKPFLAVVFLQFGFAGMDILCKAALNKGMSNYVLVVYRHAVATIVIVPFAVIMDRKTRPRMTLPIFIRLMVLSLLEPVIDQNLYYLGMKHTTATFAAAMCNILPAITFVMAWIMRLEKVKLKSIRSQAKVFGTLATVAGAMIMTLIKGPVLELFWTRGGGTTANNIQNGSAAGGISLQNSIKGSLMITAGCFSWACFMILQAITLQTYPAELSLTAWICFLGTVEGAAVALFMERGNATVWFIQWDTKLLAAVYSGIVCSGVAYYIQGVVMKDRGPVFVTAFNPLSMVIVAILSTFIFAEQLFLGRLVGAVVIVAGLYLVVWGKGKDYKSSPAPTDEHKALPTKFVDPGGNGKENYSHEMITISTCKAKETPEANEN from the exons ATGGACGCGAAGAGGTTGTTTCACAAGCTGAAGCCCTTCCTCGCTGTGGTGTTCTTACAGTTCGGGTTTGCGGGGATGGACATCCTCTGCAAGGCTGCCCTAAACAAGGGCATGAGCAACTACGTGCTCGTCGTCTACCGCCACGCTGTCGCGACGATCGTCATCGTCCCTTTTGCAGTCATCATGGACAG GAAAACAAGGCCCAGAATGACACTCCCCATCTTCATTAGGTTGATGGTGCTAAGCTTATTGGA gccGGTCATCGACCAGAACTTGTATTATTTGGGGATGAAGCACACGACGGCAACATTCGCTGCTGCCATGTGCAACATTCTTCCGGCCATCACCTTCGTCATGGCTTGGATCATGCG GCTTGAGAAGGTGAAACTGAAGAGTATTCGGAGCCAAGCCAAGGTGTTTGGGACACTAGCGACGGTTGCCGGAGCGATGATCATGACTCTAATTAAAGGCCCTGTTCTCGAACTATTTTGGACAAGAGGAGGAGGGACGACCGCCAACAACATTCAAAACGGGAGTGCTGCTGGTGGGATCAGCCTCCAGAACTCCATCAAGGGTTCTCTCATGATCACTGCCGGATGCTTCAGCTGGGCTTGCTTCATGATTCTCCAA GCGATTACGCTACAAACATATCCAGCTGAGCTGTCTCTCACTGCTTGGATATGCTTTTTGGGGACGGTCGAGGGTGCCGCTGTGGCTCTGTTCATGGAAAGAGGAAACGCCACCGTTTGGTTCATACAATGGGACACCAAATTACTCGCAGCTGTCTATAGT GGAATAGTGTGCTCGGGAGTGGCTTACTACATCCAAGGTGTGGTCATGAAAGACAGAGGACCGGTTTTCGTCACGGCCTTCAATCCTCTAAGCATGGTCATCGTGGCTATCTTGAGTACCTTCATTTTTGCCGAGCAGCTTTTCCTGGGGAG GCTCGTCGGCGCCGTTGTCATTGTGGCCGGTTTATATCTGGTCGTGTGGGGCAAAGGCAAGGACTACAAGTCTTCTCCCGCGCCTACGGACGAGCACAAGGCGTTGCCGACGAAGTTCGTCGACCCGGGGGGCAACGGGAAGGAGAACTATAGTCATGAGATGATCACGATCAGTACATGTAAAGCCAAGGAAACTCCGGAAGCCAATGAAAATTGA